In Poecilia reticulata strain Guanapo linkage group LG1, Guppy_female_1.0+MT, whole genome shotgun sequence, one genomic interval encodes:
- the ltv1 gene encoding protein LTV1 homolog — MPHRKKKSFIEKKKAVTFHLVHRSQRDPLAADEKAPQHVLLPAAKVDTDKRREEQRNFGVFFDDDYDYLQHLKEASGTSELVAAGPSHFNRGASNLRDDEEENEVETVSKDIAEATIHLPSSVFASEFEEDVGLLNKAAPISGPRLDMDPDIVAALDEDFDYDDPDNMLEDDFILKANRTKGAADAEGSDDDDDEWEDTDEEGDFDSDGGFSGDEQLEGGGHDGEFLFMNEETKSRFTEYSLTSSVMRRNEQLSLLDDRFEKFYEQFDDDEIGALDNAELEGFIEPDSARLEEVIKDYFKQKEKESLRPEDLGPKELPVLKEEEEDEDEEEMETVVCEAPQEKWDCETIISTYSNLYNRPKVIEEPAKPKAIRVSGKTGIPLDVLPSRGLTAKQAERMTRINDSDLPRVSTQARNKEESKEERRARKQAVKEERKERRVEKKANKLAFKEEKVRQEKQMLNLRTNIQGLKL; from the exons ATG CCTCATCGAAAGAAGAAATCATTCattgaaaagaagaaagcggTGACCTTTCACCTCGTCCACAGAAGTCAGAGGGACCCTCTGGCTGCAGATGAGAAAGCCCCACAGCATGTCCTCCTGCCTGCTGCAAAG GTGGACACAGACAAGAGGCGTGAAGAGCAGAGAAACTTTGGTGTTTTCTTCGATGACGATTACGACTACCTGCAGCACCTGAAGGAGGCGTCTGGCACCTCGGAGCTGGTCGCCGCCGGACCCTCACACTTCAACAGAGGGGCCTCTAATTTGAGAGATGATGAGGAGGAAAACGAGGTGGAAACTGTGAGCAAGGACATTGCT GAAGCTACGATCCACCTGCCGTCTTCAGTGTTTGCCTCGGAGTTTGAGGAAGATGTGGGACTTCTGAACAAAGCCGCTCCTATTTCAG gacCCCGACTGGACATGGATCCTGATATTGTAGCTGCTTTAGATGAAGACTTTGACTACGACGACCCCGACAACATGCTGGAGGACGACTTCATCCTGAAGGCAAACCGCACAAAAGGAGCTGCGGATGCAGA AGgatctgatgatgatgatgatgagtgGGAGGACACAGACGAGGAAGGCGACTTTGACTCCGATGGCGGTTTCTCAGGTGACGAGCAGCTGGAGGGCGGCGGCCATGATGGAGAGTTTCTGTTCATGAACGAGGAGACAAAGAGTCGCTTCACAGAGTATTCGCTGACTTCGTCTGTAATGAGGAGGAACGAGCAGCTCAGCCTGCTGGACGACCGCTTcgaaaag ttttatgagcAGTTTGATGACGATGAGATCGGGGCTCTGGACAACGCCGAGCTGGAGGGCTTCATCGAACCGGACAGCGCCCGCCTGGAGGAAGTCATCAAGGATTACTtcaagcagaaagaaaaaga ATCCCTGAGGCCTGAAGATTTGGGTCCAAAAGAACTTCCTGTGttgaaagaggaggaggaagacgaggatgaagaggagatgGAGACGGTTGTTTGCGAGGCTCCTCAGGAGAAGTGGGACTGTGAAACCATCATCA GTACGTACTCCAACTTGTACAACAGACCTAAAGTCATTGAAGAACCAGCCAAG CCCAAGGCGATCCGTGTGTCCGGTAAGACGGGCATCCCCCTGGACGTCCTGCCCTCCAGGGGCCTCACAGCCAAGCAAGCGGAGCGCATGACGAGAATCAACGACTCGGATCTGCCGCGCGTGTCGACGCAGGCCCGAAACAAAGAGGAGAgcaaagaggagaggagggcgAGGAAGCAGGCCGTCAAAGAGGAGCGGAAG GAGAGGAGAGTGGAGAAGAAAGCGAACAAGTTGGCATTCAAGGAGGAGAAAGTGCGACAGGAGAAGCAAATGTTGAACTTAAGGACAAACATTCAGGGCCTGAAGCTGTAG
- the LOC103470941 gene encoding B-cell receptor CD22-like, with translation MMLQGQGGVYQFTSVKSEDSGTYCCEVGNICGRINSSTVLINVEYSPRLPSVSVSPAGDVAAGSSVNLTCSSDANPAATYTWYTEHSTSPAANGQTFTIVDIRGEHGGNYYCQARNSRGHHNSTLHLIVVSSSVSSAVVGSIMFLLLIGLVLSAFIIFRKKKAVRQIRQTREGPGDNEAKILGNLSRHLESSSTAGLGNSAAQDDVCYASVLFSKNQEEPLYSNFVPAEPKTSKNKEEDVEYSAVMIKNTPCKKSYDASEESSELYSTVCKVNRL, from the exons ATGATGCTTCAAGGACAGGGAGGCGTGTATCAGTTCACTTCCGTCAAGTCTGAGGACAGCGGGACGTATTGCTGCGAGGTTGGGAACATATGTGGACGGATCAACTCTTCAACTGTTCTTATAAATGTGGAGT ATTCTCCAAGGCTTCCCTCCGTGTCTGTGAGTCCTGCTGGTGACGTAGCAGCAGGAAGCTCAGTGAATCTGACCTGCAGCAGTGACGCTAACCCTGCAGCTACGTATACCTGGTACACAGAGCATTCAACTTCCCCAGCAGCAAATGGACAGACGTTTACCATTGTGGACATCAGAGGTGAACATGGTGGAAATTATTACTGTCAAGCCAGAAACAGCAGGGGACACCATAACTCCACCCTTCATCTGATTGTGGTTTCAA GTTCAGTTTCATCTGCTGTTGTCGGGTCAATCATGTTTCTACTCCTGATTGGTTTGGTTTTGTCTGCCTTCATCATTTTTAG aaaaaagaaGGCTGTAAGGCAAATTCGTCAGACCAGAGAGGGACCAGGAGATAACGAGGCGAAGATATTGGGT AATTTGAGCCGACATCTGGAGAGTTCATCAACTGCAGGACTTGGAAATTCAGCAGCTCAAGACGACGTTTGCTATGCTAGCGTACTTTTCTCTAAAAATCAAGAGGAACCTCTTTACTCCAACTTTGTTCCAGCTGAAcccaaaacatctaaaaacaagGAGGAAGATGTGGAGTATTCAGCGGTGAtgatcaaaaacacaccttG TAAGAAAAGCTATGATGCTTCAGAGGAATCATCTGAACTGTACAGCACAGTCTGCAAAGTCAACAGATTATAA
- the ifngr1 gene encoding interferon gamma receptor 1 precursor, with protein MLRNGAFTALILIICGLFSDAVPPPSNVMVKCENLNITVSWDYSEHQPQTIFMVNVTGSRVAGSFEASTADHKYDLSRFVLGSQERYLSYLVVFVKAVQGGEQSEAVKSKSFSFNQLQTVDIKCLLDFPPVTVHKAEDGASVKFANPLRFYDELKSIVTPNSNAAVRFRVYPSEFIGSCGVSDLTCKLDVKLSAEECVTLKGDLCFHQCVDQIAFKETKKYCSEKQETYGLVMFAIILGTIFLIIIIVAVVVICKVEAWTVKILVPNIQVNSQGNGEQRSFFIPNPEPKNSRVSIASPPVETTSLVSEDQNFCEQPEPNNGDGGDYDCRGEENYAGGGCLEDSNPNLDTEGFVSGANGTDDDSPDGSVKTECISISSTEEERSPYDRPHVYFQRELGDGEPVTGYGGN; from the exons ATGCTGAGGAATGGTGCGTTCACGGCCCTGATTCTCATCATCTGCGGGCTTTTTTCTGACGCCG TTCCGCCTCCGTCAAATGTGATGGTGAAATGCGAAAACCTGAATATCACAGTTAGCTGGGATTACAGTGAACATCAGCCTCAAACCATTTTCATGGTAAACGTCACTGGATCTAGAGTTGCAGG GTCTTTTGAAGCGAGCACAGCAGACCACAAGTACGACCTCAGCCGGTTTGTGTTGGGCTCTCAGGAACGCTACCTGTCTTACCtggttgtttttgtaaaagccGTCCAAGGAGGCGAACAGTCAGAAGCCGTAAAGTCAAAGTCCTTCTCCTTCAACCAGTTACAAACAGTTGATATCAAAT GTTTGTTGGATTTTCCTCCTGTGACGGTTCACAAGGCTGAAGATGGGGCTTCTGTGAAGTTTGCAAATCCCCTCCGTTTCTACGACGAATTGAAGAGCATTGTCACGCCAAACAGCAACGCTGCTGTCCGTTTCAGAGTTTACCCATCTGAA TTTATCGGGTCATGCGGTGTGTCGGATTTAACCTGCAAACTCGACGTGAAGCTCTCTGCGGAGGAGTGCGTCACCTTGAAGGGCGACCTGTGTTTTCACCAGTGTGTTGACCAAATAGCGTTCAAAGAGACGAAGAAATACTGCTCTGAAAAACAGG AAACTTACGGACTGGTAATGTTTGCCATCATACTGGGGACCATTTTTCTCATCATAATCATCGTCGCTGTAGTCGTCATCTGTAAGGTGGAGGCCTGGACCGTGAAGATACTCGTGCCAAACATCCAG GTGAATTCGCAAGGAAACGGCGAACAGCGGAGTTTCTTTATCCCGAACCCAGAGCCAAAGAACAGTCGAGTCTCCATCGCCTCTCCGCCCGTCGAGACGACGTCACTCGTCTCAGAGGACCAGAACTTCTGTGAGCAACCGGAACCGAACAACGGCGACGGCGGTGATTACGACTGTCGGGGCGAAGAAAACTACGCGGGTGGAGGCTGTTTGGAGGACAGCAACCCGAACCTGGACACGGAGGGTTTTGTGTCGGGGGCAAACGGGACGGACGACGACTCTCCAGACGGCTCCGTGAAGACGGAGTGCATTTCCATATCTTCCACGGAGGAGGAGAGATCGCCGTATGACCGGCCACATGTGTACTTCCAGAGGGAACTGGGCGACGGAGAGCCGGTCACTGGTTATGGTGGGAACTGA